From Haloglomus litoreum, the proteins below share one genomic window:
- a CDS encoding valine--tRNA ligase has product MPSGSYDPDAVEPAWQDRWVDAATYAYESVDDPDLSFSIDTPPPTVSGDLHWGHVYGATLQDFVARFQRMHGNEVFFPFGYDDNGIASERLTEEELGIEHSNFERREFQRKCREVCAEYEADFTEKMQSLGVSIDWDHTYQTIEPRVQRISQRSFIDLYEQGREYRRRAPTIWCPDCATAISQVETEDDERGSHFHDIEFQVVDSEEAFTISTTRPELLPACVSVFVHPDDDENEHLVGEEARIPLFGQEVPIIEDERVDMETGSGVVMCCTFGDQTDIEWYQAHDLPLRIAIDETGTMTEQAGEYQGMDSGEAREAIVADLDEAGALLDKRAITHTVNVHERCGTPVEFLVTEQWYVEILDRKEEYLQAGREMDWYPEKMFTRYKHWIEGLEWDWCISRQRSSGIPFPVWYCADCDAEIVAEKADLPVDPLSDDPPVDACPECGHDEFVPEDDVFDTWATSSLTPLINAGWAEGDDDPDSDAMAHPELYPMDMRPQGHDIISFWLFHTVVKCYEHTGEPPFESVMINGMVLDENREKMSKSKGNIVAPDSVLEKYPVDAARYWAAGSSVGDDLPYKEKGIVAGERLLQKLWNASKLVDELAPADEVPDEQPELAALDEWLLARLDEEVERAATHLENRSFSKYRDSLRSFFWHTFCDDYLEIAKGRIRETDDAGARYTLRVAHERFLKLFAPVLAHVTEELWHEMYVDADAVGAEDAAAADGGEAGGRASSDQRSDGGAAVDSIHRTDWPEPLGLDADIEGGERALEVVGALRKYKSERDLALNTELDRVEVYGDVADYVDDIARAMHVADLELLDEAPAVETVVTGIDLDYSVVGPEFGGDVPDIEAAIGSGEYVLEGEGDDATLIAGEHELTAEMFDVEEERRYDGDGDLLETDGAVVIVG; this is encoded by the coding sequence ATGCCCAGCGGGAGCTACGACCCCGACGCGGTCGAACCGGCCTGGCAGGACCGGTGGGTCGACGCCGCCACCTACGCCTACGAGTCGGTCGACGATCCGGACCTGTCCTTCAGCATCGACACGCCACCACCGACGGTCTCGGGCGACCTGCACTGGGGCCACGTCTACGGCGCCACCCTGCAGGACTTCGTCGCCCGGTTCCAGCGGATGCACGGCAACGAGGTGTTCTTCCCCTTCGGCTACGACGACAACGGCATCGCGAGCGAGCGGCTCACCGAGGAGGAACTCGGTATCGAGCACTCGAACTTCGAGCGCCGGGAGTTCCAGCGCAAGTGCCGCGAGGTCTGTGCCGAGTACGAGGCCGACTTCACGGAGAAGATGCAGAGCCTCGGCGTCTCCATCGACTGGGACCACACCTACCAGACCATCGAACCCCGCGTCCAGCGCATCTCCCAGCGCTCGTTCATCGACCTCTACGAGCAGGGCCGCGAGTACCGGCGGCGCGCCCCCACCATCTGGTGTCCGGACTGTGCGACCGCCATCTCCCAGGTCGAGACCGAGGACGACGAACGCGGCAGCCACTTCCACGACATCGAGTTCCAGGTCGTGGATTCCGAGGAAGCGTTCACCATCTCCACGACGCGGCCCGAACTCCTGCCCGCGTGCGTCTCCGTCTTCGTCCACCCGGACGACGACGAGAACGAGCACCTCGTCGGCGAGGAGGCGAGGATTCCGCTCTTCGGCCAGGAGGTCCCCATCATCGAGGACGAGCGCGTCGACATGGAGACGGGCAGCGGGGTCGTCATGTGCTGTACCTTCGGTGACCAGACGGACATCGAGTGGTACCAGGCCCACGACCTCCCGCTCCGCATCGCCATCGACGAGACCGGCACGATGACCGAGCAGGCCGGCGAGTACCAGGGGATGGATTCGGGCGAGGCCCGGGAGGCCATCGTCGCGGACCTCGACGAGGCCGGCGCGCTGCTGGACAAGCGCGCCATCACCCACACTGTCAACGTCCACGAGCGCTGTGGCACGCCCGTCGAGTTCCTCGTCACCGAGCAGTGGTACGTCGAGATCCTCGACCGGAAGGAGGAGTACCTGCAGGCCGGCCGGGAGATGGACTGGTACCCGGAGAAGATGTTCACCCGGTACAAGCACTGGATCGAGGGGCTGGAGTGGGACTGGTGCATCTCGCGCCAGCGCTCCTCGGGCATCCCGTTCCCGGTCTGGTACTGTGCCGATTGCGACGCGGAGATCGTCGCGGAGAAGGCCGACCTGCCGGTCGACCCCCTCTCCGACGACCCGCCGGTCGACGCGTGCCCGGAATGCGGTCACGACGAGTTCGTCCCCGAGGACGATGTCTTCGACACCTGGGCCACCTCCTCGCTGACGCCGCTCATCAACGCCGGCTGGGCCGAGGGCGACGACGACCCCGACTCCGACGCGATGGCCCACCCCGAACTCTACCCGATGGACATGCGGCCGCAGGGCCACGACATCATCTCGTTCTGGCTGTTCCACACGGTCGTCAAGTGCTACGAGCACACCGGCGAGCCGCCGTTCGAGTCGGTCATGATCAACGGGATGGTGCTCGACGAGAACCGCGAGAAGATGTCCAAGTCGAAGGGCAACATCGTCGCGCCCGACTCCGTGCTGGAGAAGTACCCCGTCGACGCCGCCCGGTACTGGGCCGCCGGCTCCAGCGTCGGCGACGACCTCCCCTACAAGGAGAAGGGCATCGTCGCGGGCGAGCGCCTGCTCCAGAAGCTCTGGAACGCCTCCAAGCTCGTTGACGAACTCGCACCCGCCGACGAGGTGCCCGACGAGCAGCCCGAGCTGGCGGCGCTGGACGAGTGGCTGCTCGCCCGCCTCGACGAGGAGGTCGAGCGCGCCGCCACCCACCTCGAGAACCGTTCGTTCTCGAAGTACCGGGACTCCCTGCGGTCGTTCTTCTGGCACACGTTCTGCGACGACTACCTCGAGATCGCGAAGGGCCGCATCCGCGAGACCGACGACGCGGGGGCGCGCTACACCCTGCGTGTCGCCCACGAACGGTTCCTCAAGCTGTTCGCACCCGTCCTCGCGCACGTCACCGAGGAGCTGTGGCACGAGATGTACGTCGACGCCGACGCGGTCGGGGCCGAGGACGCCGCGGCCGCGGATGGGGGTGAGGCCGGAGGCCGAGCCTCGTCGGACCAGCGGTCCGACGGTGGTGCCGCAGTCGACTCCATCCACCGGACGGACTGGCCCGAGCCGCTCGGCCTCGACGCCGACATCGAGGGCGGCGAGCGCGCGCTGGAGGTCGTCGGTGCCCTGCGGAAGTACAAGTCCGAGCGCGACCTCGCGCTGAACACGGAGCTCGACCGCGTCGAGGTGTACGGCGACGTGGCCGACTACGTCGACGACATCGCCCGCGCGATGCACGTCGCGGACCTCGAACTGCTGGACGAGGCGCCCGCCGTCGAGACGGTCGTGACGGGGATCGACCTCGACTACTCCGTCGTCGGCCCGGAGTTCGGCGGCGACGTCCCGGACATCGAGGCCGCCATCGGGTCCGGCGAGTACGTCCTCGAGGGCGAGGGCGACGACGCGACGCTCATCGCCGGCGAGCACGAACTGACCGCCGAGATGTTCGACGTCGAGGAGGAGCGCCGCTACGACGGCGACGGCGACCTGCTGGAGACCGACGGCGCCGTGGTCATCGTCGGGTAG
- a CDS encoding PAS domain-containing protein — MELGGSVALRVLDQFPLNVAILDDDGVIQWVNEAWREYGTRNDLNYDDHGVGQPYLPEQRGAHDLFASHAYDGVTAVVEGDRPSFSMEYPCHGPDELRWFRMYVAGVELEGRRYCVVSHENITDEKLAALMTEAHRERAATLTRVLLHDMRNAVGIADGWLTELFPDPAERERLEPVLRALARIQETVDDSRDLLELSGQPPAYEKVAVDDLARAAWDGIEHEDASLALVDEFPVLCYREEAELLLSSLFRNAVGAGAAEVSVRLGDREFYVDDDRPAPLPEPPGEAFEEPSIGPDGRMLFEMSLVSPLAVVHGWTTSLSHSPAGGWRFTVRTEQLHV; from the coding sequence ATGGAACTCGGGGGGAGCGTGGCACTACGGGTACTGGACCAGTTCCCACTCAACGTCGCGATCCTCGACGACGACGGGGTCATCCAGTGGGTGAACGAGGCCTGGCGGGAGTACGGGACCCGGAACGACCTCAATTACGACGACCACGGCGTCGGGCAGCCGTACCTGCCCGAGCAGCGGGGCGCGCACGACCTGTTCGCCAGCCACGCCTACGACGGCGTCACCGCGGTCGTCGAGGGCGACCGGCCGAGTTTCTCGATGGAGTACCCCTGCCACGGGCCGGACGAACTCCGGTGGTTCCGGATGTACGTGGCCGGTGTCGAACTCGAGGGGCGTCGCTACTGCGTCGTCTCCCACGAGAACATCACCGACGAGAAACTCGCCGCCCTCATGACCGAGGCCCACCGCGAGCGGGCGGCCACCCTGACCCGCGTCCTGCTCCACGACATGCGCAACGCGGTGGGCATCGCGGACGGCTGGCTCACCGAACTGTTCCCCGACCCGGCCGAGCGCGAGCGACTCGAACCAGTCCTGCGGGCGCTCGCGCGCATCCAGGAGACGGTCGACGACTCGCGGGACCTGCTCGAACTGTCCGGGCAGCCCCCGGCGTACGAGAAGGTGGCCGTCGACGACCTGGCGCGGGCGGCCTGGGACGGAATCGAGCACGAGGACGCGTCGCTCGCCCTCGTGGACGAGTTTCCGGTCCTGTGCTACCGGGAGGAGGCCGAACTACTCCTCTCGTCGCTGTTCCGGAACGCCGTGGGGGCCGGGGCGGCCGAGGTCAGCGTCCGGCTCGGCGACCGCGAGTTCTACGTGGACGACGACCGGCCGGCCCCCCTTCCGGAGCCACCGGGCGAGGCGTTCGAGGAACCGTCCATCGGTCCCGACGGCCGGATGCTGTTCGAGATGAGCCTCGTCTCGCCGCTGGCCGTCGTCCACGGCTGGACGACCTCGTTGTCGCACTCACCGGCGGGCGGCTGGCGGTTCACCGTTCGAACCGAACAGCTCCACGTGTAA
- a CDS encoding MMPL family transporter, with protein MRSPREFARLLVDERRRLTIVVVLAATLLLGAAAPSVELSTSLEQFRGGTEPAAADDFVEREMSGSAAGVEQSLLVVRDTRNDSVGATERNVLTAEGYLTVLRIQERLLANETVNRTLVAEQRPISMANAVAIIAVRDDQGVPVDEMDIEPRPTLAEQKAAIRNVSEFERRLYTTYAIGEVLSDPEHTWPQGGGFAFVPLSYGGNDKTAPATGIVLSHDEETDPKNLTAAQLTAQRIANDELSASNRDAVIVGNGIINAELRQSSLDSLTIVGPFALLLMVLVLLFAYRDLVDAALGLLGVGMVLTWAFGFMGWLDITFNQLFVAVPVLLMGLSVDYAIHVFMRHREERPPGASGDTDRHTSPSARGATADGGARTDGGHPPEDGDEADGDAGAGEAADDADVEGGFVFGGDTDSETAGADAGADEETTADADGDTTADVDEDTTADADPSPGQPTTPDDAGGATAPGGDDPDPPGGPSGAARGPPDDIMGTMAVALGGVGTALALVTLTTATGFLANLTSGVGPIREFGIVSAVGIVAALVVFGAFVPALKVEVDRFLEARGHDRRRAAFGTQGRFESFLGTIVAFARRTPWAVVGLALLATVGGIAGATQVSNQFEQDDLLVDDGDVPGWAEDLPPAFQPANYTAQDNLDYVEEAGFIYDGTFTQYVIRGEVTGDRALERAQQAGDRVNETGVALQLPDETYATQTPSRLMQTVAERNETFARVLREADTDDNGIPDRNLERVYDTLYEVAPAAAETMVAREDGEYVALRVKIPVNGTYSESEITERVRNASAPVQGDGLRTVATGQPIKNQAVAAQLLGTVNKGLAITLSIVLVILVLVYRRTEDYPSLGAVTLLPIGMAVAWILGTMYVLGIPFNVMTALITSFTIGIGVDYAIHLSERYMQELHAQGDMGAALETAVLGSGGAMLGSAITDIAGVGVLAFAILVPLQQFGVITALTIAYSFVGAVVVLPALLVLWTRRYGPDEVRDETGISRSRSPEPMSVDD; from the coding sequence GTGAGAAGTCCCCGGGAGTTCGCGCGTCTCCTCGTCGACGAGCGCCGGCGGCTCACCATCGTCGTCGTGCTCGCGGCCACGCTCCTGCTGGGTGCCGCGGCTCCCTCCGTCGAACTGTCGACCTCGCTCGAACAGTTCCGCGGCGGCACCGAACCGGCCGCGGCGGACGACTTCGTCGAGCGGGAGATGTCCGGCTCCGCCGCCGGCGTCGAGCAGTCGCTGCTGGTCGTCCGGGACACCCGGAACGACTCCGTCGGCGCGACCGAGCGGAACGTCCTCACGGCGGAGGGCTATCTGACGGTGTTGCGCATCCAGGAGCGGTTGCTGGCCAACGAGACCGTCAACCGGACCCTGGTGGCCGAGCAGCGGCCGATATCCATGGCCAACGCCGTCGCCATCATCGCCGTCCGGGACGACCAGGGGGTCCCCGTCGACGAGATGGACATCGAGCCGCGGCCGACGCTGGCGGAACAGAAGGCCGCGATCCGTAACGTCTCGGAGTTCGAGCGCCGCCTCTACACCACCTACGCCATCGGCGAGGTGCTGTCGGACCCCGAGCACACCTGGCCCCAGGGCGGCGGCTTCGCGTTCGTCCCGCTCAGCTACGGCGGCAACGACAAGACCGCCCCCGCGACGGGTATCGTCCTCTCGCACGACGAGGAGACGGACCCGAAGAACCTCACCGCCGCACAGCTCACCGCACAGCGGATCGCCAACGACGAGCTGTCGGCCTCGAACCGCGACGCGGTCATCGTCGGCAACGGCATCATCAACGCCGAACTCCGGCAGTCATCGCTGGACAGCCTCACCATCGTCGGCCCGTTCGCGCTGCTGTTGATGGTCCTCGTGCTGCTGTTCGCCTACCGTGACCTCGTGGACGCGGCGCTCGGCCTGCTGGGCGTCGGGATGGTCCTGACGTGGGCGTTCGGCTTCATGGGCTGGCTGGACATCACGTTCAACCAGCTGTTCGTCGCCGTCCCGGTCCTGCTGATGGGTCTCTCCGTGGACTACGCCATCCACGTCTTCATGCGCCACCGCGAGGAGCGCCCACCCGGGGCGAGCGGGGACACCGACCGGCACACGTCCCCCAGCGCCCGCGGCGCGACCGCGGACGGGGGCGCCAGGACCGACGGCGGCCACCCTCCCGAGGACGGAGACGAGGCGGACGGCGACGCGGGTGCGGGCGAGGCGGCCGACGACGCGGACGTGGAGGGGGGGTTCGTCTTCGGCGGCGACACCGACTCGGAGACGGCCGGGGCGGACGCGGGCGCCGATGAGGAAACGACCGCGGACGCAGACGGGGACACGACCGCGGATGTCGACGAGGACACCACCGCGGACGCCGACCCGTCCCCGGGCCAGCCGACCACCCCGGACGACGCCGGCGGGGCCACGGCCCCGGGCGGCGACGACCCCGACCCGCCCGGTGGCCCGTCCGGGGCGGCACGTGGGCCGCCGGACGACATCATGGGGACGATGGCCGTCGCGCTCGGTGGGGTGGGGACGGCGCTCGCGCTGGTGACGCTGACCACCGCGACCGGCTTCCTCGCGAACCTCACCAGCGGGGTCGGCCCCATCCGCGAGTTCGGCATCGTGAGTGCGGTCGGCATCGTCGCGGCCCTGGTCGTCTTCGGCGCGTTCGTCCCCGCGCTGAAGGTCGAGGTCGACCGCTTCCTCGAGGCCCGGGGCCACGACCGCCGCCGGGCCGCGTTCGGGACGCAGGGTCGGTTCGAGTCGTTCCTCGGGACCATCGTCGCGTTCGCCCGGCGGACGCCGTGGGCCGTCGTCGGGCTGGCGCTGCTGGCGACGGTCGGCGGCATCGCCGGCGCCACGCAGGTCTCCAACCAGTTCGAGCAGGACGACCTGCTGGTCGACGACGGCGACGTCCCCGGCTGGGCCGAGGACCTCCCGCCCGCCTTCCAGCCCGCCAACTACACCGCACAGGACAACCTCGACTACGTCGAGGAGGCGGGCTTCATCTACGACGGCACGTTCACCCAGTACGTCATCCGGGGGGAGGTGACGGGCGACCGGGCGCTGGAGCGGGCCCAGCAGGCCGGCGACCGCGTCAACGAGACCGGCGTCGCGCTCCAGCTCCCGGACGAGACCTACGCCACACAGACGCCCTCGCGGCTGATGCAGACGGTCGCCGAGCGCAACGAGACGTTCGCCCGCGTGCTGCGCGAGGCCGACACGGACGACAACGGCATCCCCGACCGGAACCTCGAACGGGTCTACGACACGCTCTACGAGGTCGCCCCCGCGGCCGCGGAGACGATGGTCGCCCGCGAGGACGGCGAGTACGTCGCGCTCCGGGTGAAGATCCCCGTCAACGGGACCTACTCGGAGTCCGAGATCACCGAGCGCGTGCGCAACGCCTCCGCGCCGGTCCAGGGCGACGGCCTCCGGACGGTCGCGACCGGCCAGCCCATCAAGAACCAGGCCGTCGCCGCACAGCTCCTCGGGACGGTCAACAAGGGTCTGGCCATCACGCTGAGCATCGTCCTCGTCATCCTCGTCCTCGTCTACCGCCGGACGGAGGACTACCCCTCGCTCGGGGCGGTGACGCTCCTCCCCATCGGGATGGCCGTCGCGTGGATCCTCGGGACGATGTACGTCCTGGGCATCCCGTTCAACGTGATGACGGCACTCATCACGTCGTTCACCATCGGCATCGGGGTGGACTACGCCATCCACCTCTCCGAGCGGTACATGCAGGAGCTGCACGCGCAGGGCGACATGGGCGCGGCGCTGGAGACCGCGGTGCTGGGCTCGGGCGGCGCGATGCTCGGCTCGGCCATCACCGACATCGCGGGCGTCGGCGTCCTCGCGTTCGCCATCCTCGTTCCGCTCCAGCAGTTCGGCGTCATCACCGCGCTCACCATCGCCTACTCGTTCGTCGGTGCCGTGGTGGTGCTGCCCGCGCTGCTGGTGCTGTGGACGCGGCGCTACGGCCCGGACGAGGTCCGGGACGAGACCGGGATCTCACGGAGCCGGTCGCCGGAGCCGATGAGCGTGGACGACTGA